A stretch of the Desulforamulus ferrireducens genome encodes the following:
- a CDS encoding multiheme c-type cytochrome, producing the protein MKLKWTFFPVLIIGISLILPGCVADKEVIENAAYIGSDACISCHQNIGNHYDMTKHAKGFNSLDKYPVNWNQEVTIWASAEGEEELKSAKINLKNSLGVMLDHYVVSKIEGIPGFHRVAALEKTDNGYELHPIDIKDGNEKEWVAKSYSSCVDCHSPGLGVEGAGAKKVNAGISCETCHGPGSVHAQTKKPEAIIANQDACIKCHTLGKPTQAKDGDYLLADTHYGVRNWFISDHYTSGYVNCLSCHTAHRTNKQGNMLKQDSFKENCATCHGRAKFNQDEIMWKNPTDLRGHFTRDHSFGKLLYKDLGDNPETKEIEITNPEAIKTIKDLSKGGE; encoded by the coding sequence TTGAAACTAAAATGGACTTTTTTCCCAGTTTTAATCATTGGCATTAGCTTAATCTTACCGGGGTGCGTTGCTGATAAGGAGGTAATTGAAAATGCTGCCTACATTGGTTCGGATGCCTGTATTAGTTGCCACCAAAATATTGGCAATCATTATGACATGACAAAGCACGCCAAAGGTTTTAACAGTTTGGATAAATATCCCGTAAATTGGAACCAGGAAGTCACTATCTGGGCCAGTGCCGAGGGAGAGGAAGAGCTAAAAAGTGCCAAAATAAATTTGAAAAACTCCCTGGGAGTAATGCTGGATCATTATGTGGTCAGTAAAATAGAAGGCATTCCCGGTTTCCACAGGGTAGCTGCTTTAGAGAAAACGGATAATGGTTATGAGCTACACCCCATAGACATAAAGGATGGCAATGAAAAGGAATGGGTTGCCAAGAGTTATTCTAGTTGTGTAGATTGCCATAGCCCTGGCTTGGGTGTAGAAGGGGCGGGGGCCAAAAAAGTCAATGCAGGTATAAGTTGTGAAACCTGCCACGGTCCTGGCTCTGTCCATGCCCAGACTAAAAAACCGGAAGCTATCATCGCCAATCAGGATGCCTGTATTAAGTGTCATACCCTTGGCAAGCCAACACAGGCTAAAGATGGGGATTATTTACTTGCCGATACCCATTACGGAGTTCGCAACTGGTTTATTTCTGATCACTACACCAGTGGGTATGTAAATTGTTTAAGCTGTCATACTGCCCACAGGACCAATAAACAGGGGAACATGTTAAAGCAAGACTCCTTTAAAGAAAATTGCGCTACCTGTCATGGACGGGCGAAATTTAATCAAGATGAAATTATGTGGAAAAACCCCACCGACCTGCGCGGACATTTCACCCGGGATCATAGTTTTGGTAAACTCCTCTATAAAGATTTGGGGGACAATCCAGAAACTAAAGAAATTGAAATTACTAATCCCGAAGCTATTAAAACCATTAAGGACTTATCCAAAGGGGGTGAGTAA
- a CDS encoding formate dehydrogenase subunit gamma encodes MIGLNNFYISNTGLLILIATVGVLIIAVAHYLIIGPHGKRLGELEPEIQRLNYLEILAHFIRMVSFVLLAITGVAFALYKNMGFSYQFLLHIHLFFGVLFALASLVSIVVWIKDNTFKSYDWEWFKVMGGYLSKNETHAPAGRFNAGQKLFYWCSTILSILIIYTGYILAYPAQSAISKVLSAALIHGISAVILIAMVIGHAYLGSLANPGTFGVIIHGRVAKEWVKVHHPKLSD; translated from the coding sequence ATGATTGGCCTAAACAATTTTTATATCTCAAATACTGGGTTACTTATATTAATAGCAACTGTTGGGGTACTGATAATAGCGGTGGCTCATTATTTGATAATTGGACCCCATGGTAAAAGGTTAGGTGAATTAGAGCCGGAAATACAGAGGCTTAATTATCTGGAAATATTAGCTCATTTTATCAGAATGGTTAGCTTTGTGCTTTTAGCCATTACCGGTGTAGCCTTTGCCCTTTATAAAAACATGGGTTTTAGCTATCAGTTTTTATTGCATATCCACCTGTTTTTTGGTGTCCTATTTGCCCTTGCTTCATTGGTTTCAATCGTGGTTTGGATTAAGGACAATACCTTTAAAAGTTATGATTGGGAATGGTTCAAGGTAATGGGGGGATATCTAAGTAAAAATGAAACCCATGCACCAGCCGGTAGATTTAACGCAGGACAAAAACTTTTTTACTGGTGCAGCACAATTTTAAGCATTTTAATTATCTATACCGGTTACATCTTAGCTTACCCGGCTCAATCTGCGATCTCCAAGGTACTATCCGCTGCCCTAATTCATGGTATTTCGGCAGTTATACTAATAGCTATGGTTATCGGCCATGCTTACCTGGGTAGCCTTGCTAACCCCGGCACCTTTGGAGTGATTATCCATGGCAGGGTGGCTAAAGAATGGGTTAAAGTGCACCATCCAAAATTAAGTGATTAA
- a CDS encoding AAA family ATPase, with the protein MAFLKEVRFNWSRVEEEGSYPFNIPALRNMQSISMDRNVVFLVGENGTGKSTFLEALAKSCGFSTISGGRNHPLVDHRGDFSLADIITLSWLPKVEKGFFLRAESFFNFANYLDDLAEEYGGSVYLPYGGKSLLRQSHGESFLSLFNNSFFRKGIYLLDEPEAALSPQRQLAFLRIIWELESTGNAQFIIATHSPILLAYPNSIIYSFADEGIKQMTYQETEHYQLTRDFLNNPGLFLNKLLQ; encoded by the coding sequence ATGGCATTTCTCAAAGAGGTTCGCTTTAATTGGAGTAGAGTGGAGGAAGAGGGTAGCTATCCCTTTAACATACCCGCCTTAAGGAACATGCAAAGCATTAGCATGGATAGGAATGTAGTGTTTTTGGTGGGTGAAAACGGAACTGGCAAATCAACTTTCCTTGAAGCCTTAGCAAAGTCCTGTGGTTTTTCCACCATTAGCGGAGGGAGAAACCACCCATTAGTGGATCATAGAGGGGATTTCTCCCTGGCCGATATCATAACCCTTTCTTGGTTACCTAAAGTGGAGAAGGGTTTCTTCTTAAGAGCCGAGAGCTTTTTTAATTTTGCCAACTATTTGGATGATTTAGCAGAAGAATATGGAGGTAGCGTTTATTTACCCTATGGTGGCAAATCGCTCCTCCGCCAATCTCATGGAGAGTCATTTCTTTCCTTATTTAATAACAGTTTTTTTAGGAAGGGGATATACCTGTTGGATGAGCCAGAGGCAGCTCTGTCTCCTCAACGGCAATTAGCTTTTTTAAGGATCATCTGGGAGCTAGAAAGCACAGGAAATGCTCAGTTTATTATAGCTACCCATTCTCCCATTTTGCTGGCATACCCAAACAGTATCATCTACTCCTTCGCTGATGAAGGTATCAAGCAAATGACCTACCAAGAAACAGAGCACTATCAGCTCACCAGGGATTTTTTGAATAACCCGGGATTATTCCTTAATAAATTGCTCCAATGA
- a CDS encoding methyl-accepting chemotaxis protein produces the protein MSLRVKILSGFILVISIFTFAAGFVYYNICTVQADMNTIPHELERNNQLNTLEYNVMSQTAATRGFLYYQQDNYVDQVKSLGEENIFIIQTMINTAQKAGDKDKYQQLLDYQEQFNTMILSKVVTLIKEGKVNEANQILTEEGIPLSNSFNKTVVSLSDEKNNKLTQIFSNTNHKFTSMQRTALLATLLALLVGLPLGFVLARSIALPIQRVAKESMKIAEGDLTGQEIDIKTKDEVGQLAIAFNKMLHNLKDLVIQVQEKAQVVASSSMQLSASSQNVAATAQETASTINQVARTVEQVTANTQHIAATSEKASYYAQEGTEGLNSISRQMESIENATISSGEVINTLSDSATRISQIVELITQIADQTNLLALNAAIEAARAGEHGRGFAVVADEVRKLAEQSATAAHEIHELITTIQQEINKAVHSMSDSTSQVKAGAMVISDVGATFRKIIDTVETLSEEIQSVAAAAEQMSAGVQNVAATTEEQTATVEEVSSTSQNLSRMAEDLEVLSRRFKVA, from the coding sequence ATGTCTTTACGGGTTAAAATTTTAAGTGGTTTTATTTTAGTAATAAGCATTTTTACCTTTGCTGCGGGTTTTGTTTACTATAATATCTGCACGGTACAAGCTGATATGAATACCATTCCCCATGAATTGGAAAGAAACAATCAGTTAAATACTCTGGAATACAATGTTATGTCCCAGACCGCTGCCACCAGGGGATTTTTGTATTACCAACAGGATAATTATGTTGACCAAGTAAAGAGTTTGGGCGAGGAGAATATTTTCATTATTCAAACTATGATAAATACAGCCCAGAAAGCTGGCGATAAAGATAAATATCAACAATTGTTGGATTACCAAGAACAATTTAATACAATGATTTTATCTAAAGTTGTCACCCTAATTAAAGAAGGCAAAGTAAATGAAGCCAACCAAATACTTACCGAGGAAGGAATCCCCTTAAGCAACAGCTTTAATAAAACTGTAGTGTCTCTCTCGGATGAAAAAAATAATAAACTAACGCAAATTTTTTCTAACACTAATCACAAGTTTACCTCTATGCAGAGAACTGCTTTACTTGCCACACTGTTGGCTTTGCTGGTAGGTTTACCCCTGGGTTTTGTACTGGCTCGTTCCATTGCCCTACCCATCCAAAGAGTTGCTAAGGAGTCCATGAAAATTGCTGAGGGCGATCTAACTGGTCAGGAAATAGACATCAAAACTAAGGATGAAGTTGGCCAGTTGGCCATAGCCTTTAACAAAATGTTACATAATTTAAAAGACTTAGTTATACAGGTTCAGGAGAAAGCCCAGGTGGTTGCCTCTTCCTCCATGCAATTATCCGCCAGTTCTCAAAATGTCGCCGCAACAGCCCAGGAAACTGCATCAACCATCAATCAGGTTGCTCGCACCGTAGAACAGGTAACTGCGAATACACAACACATTGCAGCAACTTCTGAAAAGGCCTCCTACTATGCCCAGGAGGGTACCGAGGGACTGAATAGTATTAGTAGGCAAATGGAATCCATTGAAAATGCCACAATCAGCAGCGGTGAAGTTATTAATACCCTTAGCGACTCTGCCACCAGGATATCGCAAATTGTGGAACTGATTACCCAGATCGCAGATCAAACCAATTTGTTGGCATTAAACGCCGCCATCGAGGCAGCCCGGGCAGGAGAACACGGACGAGGCTTTGCCGTGGTAGCCGATGAGGTGAGAAAGCTTGCGGAACAGTCAGCAACTGCAGCCCATGAAATTCATGAATTAATTACAACAATCCAACAAGAAATTAATAAAGCTGTGCATAGTATGTCTGACAGTACCTCTCAGGTTAAAGCGGGAGCTATGGTGATATCTGATGTTGGAGCAACCTTTAGAAAAATTATTGACACCGTAGAGACCCTCTCTGAAGAAATACAGTCTGTGGCAGCAGCAGCCGAGCAGATGTCTGCAGGGGTTCAAAACGTTGCCGCAACCACTGAGGAACAAACGGCTACCGTTGAGGAAGTATCTTCCACCAGTCAGAACCTCTCCCGAATGGCCGAGGATTTGGAGGTTTTGTCCCGGCGCTTTAAGGTAGCCTAA
- a CDS encoding transposase, with amino-acid sequence MEKEIAQKLFNDLVQQCLDEKIIVADTIAIDSTAIDAYEKKQPKSKSQETGNATWGAKYDTFRNKITWFGYKIHLAVDTSSELPIALEVTPANINDGDMGPTLIEKVAAQIPEGRLKYVIEDSGYDQQKNYEAAKAQRAQAIIPLNLRNAQEPPEGFSFNGTPKCSMGYEMVYWGCDKNFLKFRCPHALGKVDCPNGMAWCSSSNYGMVVKINVKDDLRRFSLPHRGTKRWEELYDKRTSVERCNSRLKENLTANDLHIRGIKKVTAYIYLNAIVLLATALASKKINCSPQQKVA; translated from the coding sequence ATGGAAAAAGAAATAGCCCAAAAGTTATTTAATGACTTAGTACAACAGTGTTTAGACGAAAAGATTATAGTGGCTGATACCATTGCAATTGACAGTACGGCAATTGATGCTTATGAGAAAAAGCAACCCAAGTCTAAAAGCCAAGAAACAGGTAATGCAACTTGGGGAGCCAAATACGATACGTTTAGAAACAAAATTACCTGGTTTGGCTACAAGATTCATTTAGCTGTTGATACATCAAGCGAATTACCTATAGCCCTTGAGGTTACGCCTGCAAATATTAATGACGGCGATATGGGGCCTACGCTGATTGAGAAAGTAGCGGCACAAATCCCTGAAGGAAGGTTAAAATATGTCATTGAGGATTCAGGCTACGATCAACAAAAGAACTATGAAGCTGCGAAAGCCCAGAGAGCGCAGGCAATTATCCCTTTAAACTTAAGGAATGCCCAGGAACCACCGGAAGGGTTTTCATTTAATGGAACTCCCAAGTGCTCTATGGGTTATGAAATGGTATATTGGGGTTGCGATAAAAACTTCCTTAAGTTTCGATGTCCACATGCACTGGGTAAAGTGGATTGTCCCAATGGAATGGCTTGGTGCTCCTCTTCAAACTATGGGATGGTTGTAAAGATAAACGTAAAGGACGATCTAAGGCGTTTTTCCCTGCCCCATAGAGGAACTAAGCGATGGGAAGAGCTATATGACAAAAGAACTTCTGTGGAACGTTGCAATTCTAGGCTTAAGGAGAATCTTACTGCGAATGACCTCCATATAAGGGGAATTAAAAAGGTTACGGCATATATTTACCTTAATGCCATAGTGCTATTAGCAACGGCTTTAGCATCCAAAAAAATAAACTGCTCACCCCAACAAAAAGTAGCTTAA